A genomic region of Mycobacterium sp. Aquia_213 contains the following coding sequences:
- a CDS encoding cupin domain-containing protein, giving the protein MATTDGFHPDFDDTKQQVSQSRVHHIKASEISSDTAQSEGLRRFAALSGKSVGAEKLWMGETHALPATVSSNHHHGESETAIYVRSGNPEFVFHDGVEEVRIVAAPGDYVFIPPYLPHREENPDPNTQAEVVIARSTQEAIVVNLPALHPLESGQ; this is encoded by the coding sequence ATGGCAACCACGGATGGATTTCACCCTGACTTCGATGACACCAAACAGCAGGTGTCGCAGAGCCGGGTGCACCACATCAAGGCGTCGGAGATCAGCTCCGACACCGCGCAGTCCGAAGGACTGCGGCGGTTCGCGGCGCTGTCCGGTAAATCGGTCGGCGCCGAGAAGCTATGGATGGGCGAGACGCACGCACTACCCGCGACCGTCTCGTCCAACCATCACCACGGAGAGTCGGAGACCGCGATCTATGTGCGAAGCGGCAACCCGGAGTTCGTCTTTCACGACGGCGTCGAAGAAGTGCGCATCGTCGCCGCACCCGGCGACTACGTGTTCATCCCGCCGTATCTGCCACACCGGGAAGAAAACCCGGACCCGAACACGCAGGCGGAAGTCGTGATCGCGCGCAGCACCCAGGAGGCCATCGTGGTCAACCTGCCCGCGCTGCATCCGCTCGAAAGCGGTCAGTAG